From a single Aneurinibacillus sp. REN35 genomic region:
- the nuoK gene encoding NADH-quinone oxidoreductase subunit NuoK yields the protein MSVPITSYLLVALILFCIGLYGALTKRNAVVVLLSIELMLNAVNINLVAFAKYGMFPNISGQIFSLFTITVAAAEAAVGLAILISLYRNRNTVQVDEMDLMKR from the coding sequence ATGAGTGTACCCATTACCTCATATCTGTTGGTGGCCTTGATTTTGTTCTGTATCGGATTGTATGGTGCGTTGACGAAGCGTAACGCTGTTGTCGTTCTCCTGTCGATTGAATTGATGCTCAATGCGGTCAATATCAATCTTGTTGCGTTCGCCAAGTATGGCATGTTTCCTAATATTTCAGGACAAATCTTCTCGTTGTTTACCATTACGGTGGCAGCAGCCGAAGCAGCCGTAGGGCTGGCCATTCTAATCTCTCTGTACCGCAACCGTAATACCGTGCAGGTGGATGAGATGGATTTAATGAAGCGATAG
- a CDS encoding NADH-quinone oxidoreductase subunit J — protein MSGEFIAFFVLALLTIGGAVFMISFTRVVHMVVALAFTFLSIAGLYILLEAEFVGMTQILVYSGAISILMLFGIMLTRHDATEVQEKKTPAKWLVRIGIVVFFLLVFFGIQGVQWNNQAADFTKQDNVKEIGIQMFTNYVIPFEMVSVLLLVALIGAIILAKKEAEDE, from the coding sequence ATGAGCGGTGAATTTATTGCCTTTTTCGTTCTCGCCCTGCTGACGATCGGGGGAGCGGTCTTCATGATCAGCTTCACCCGCGTCGTACATATGGTTGTAGCTCTAGCCTTCACGTTCTTGAGTATCGCTGGTCTCTATATATTGCTTGAGGCCGAGTTTGTCGGTATGACACAGATCCTTGTGTATTCAGGTGCAATCTCAATTCTGATGCTATTTGGTATCATGCTTACGCGCCATGATGCTACGGAAGTTCAGGAGAAGAAAACCCCCGCAAAATGGCTTGTTCGTATTGGGATTGTTGTGTTCTTTCTTCTCGTTTTCTTCGGAATTCAAGGTGTCCAGTGGAATAATCAGGCGGCCGATTTCACAAAGCAGGATAATGTGAAGGAAATCGGGATTCAGATGTTTACCAATTATGTGATTCCATTTGAGATGGTGTCTGTCCTTCTGCTGGTTGCGCTGATTGGTGCGATTATTCTGGCTAAGAAGGAGGCGGAAGACGAATGA
- the nuoL gene encoding NADH-quinone oxidoreductase subunit L gives MEMIANAWLVPLFPLLAFVLLVAFGRQLKESAAYVGILATAASFAVALLIFFERFAEGAKDYINNDFHWITFAGREITMGFEVNQLNAMMLVIVTLVSMLVNIYSRGYMKGDERFPVFYQYLALFTFSMLGVVLSPNILQLYIFWELVGVCSFLLVGFYFYKPEAKAAAKKAFIVTRIGDVGLFIGLALTFWWMGSFNYSDIFNKIETGTVEEWKITLVGILVFIGAVGKSGQFPLHTWLPDAMEGPTPVSALIHAATMVAAGVYLVARMYDLYLASPIATDVIAYVGGFTAIFAASIGLTQRDIKRVLAYSTVSQLGYMMLALGAASAAGYVAGTFHLMTHAFFKALLFLAAGSVIHAVHTQDIFEMGGLWKKMRITGIVFLIGCLAIAGVPPFAGFWSKEEILVATLASGHIDLFIIALVAASFTAFYMFRLFFLTFSGQARGGADAHESPGVMTMPMLVLAVLAVVAGLINTPWKPVLGEWLTNGFAGGHGAEHAAPIWVTIVAVGVSVAGIALAWYMYGKGTVPQGQGGPLYRLSFRKYYIDEIYDAVFVKPLRMLGKGLHIFDVWVVDGLVRLVAAFTRGIGGVGARVQNGQIQTYGAIAFIGLVLLLAGLTIAGGYVEQWRTIFLQS, from the coding sequence ATGGAAATGATAGCGAACGCCTGGCTTGTGCCGCTCTTTCCGCTTTTAGCTTTCGTGCTGCTTGTAGCATTCGGACGCCAGCTGAAAGAATCGGCGGCGTACGTCGGTATTCTCGCCACAGCCGCTTCGTTTGCGGTGGCGCTGCTAATCTTCTTTGAGCGGTTTGCCGAAGGTGCTAAGGATTATATCAATAACGATTTCCACTGGATTACGTTCGCTGGCCGCGAGATTACAATGGGCTTTGAAGTAAACCAGTTGAATGCAATGATGCTTGTGATTGTTACTTTAGTTAGTATGCTGGTTAATATCTACTCGCGTGGCTATATGAAGGGCGATGAACGTTTTCCGGTATTCTATCAGTATCTGGCTCTGTTTACGTTCTCTATGCTGGGTGTCGTGCTGTCGCCTAACATCCTGCAGTTGTACATATTCTGGGAACTGGTAGGGGTCTGCTCATTCTTGCTGGTCGGCTTTTATTTCTATAAGCCGGAAGCAAAAGCTGCAGCCAAGAAAGCTTTTATCGTCACACGTATTGGTGACGTTGGGCTATTTATCGGACTTGCACTGACCTTCTGGTGGATGGGAAGCTTTAACTATAGCGATATTTTCAACAAAATCGAAACAGGTACTGTCGAAGAGTGGAAGATCACACTGGTTGGTATTCTGGTCTTTATTGGAGCCGTCGGTAAATCCGGTCAATTCCCGCTTCATACATGGTTGCCGGATGCCATGGAAGGTCCGACTCCTGTCAGTGCGCTGATTCACGCCGCAACGATGGTTGCCGCGGGTGTATACCTCGTAGCGCGGATGTACGATTTATATCTGGCGTCTCCGATAGCAACGGATGTAATCGCGTATGTAGGTGGTTTTACTGCTATTTTTGCTGCCTCAATCGGCTTGACGCAGCGGGATATTAAGCGTGTGCTGGCTTACTCTACCGTAAGTCAGTTGGGTTATATGATGCTGGCGCTTGGCGCAGCAAGCGCTGCAGGTTATGTAGCGGGTACGTTCCATTTAATGACACACGCATTCTTTAAAGCTCTATTATTCCTCGCGGCGGGCAGTGTTATACATGCTGTGCACACGCAGGATATTTTTGAGATGGGCGGCTTATGGAAAAAGATGCGCATCACAGGCATTGTTTTCCTAATCGGGTGCTTAGCGATTGCAGGCGTACCACCGTTTGCAGGCTTCTGGTCTAAAGAAGAAATTCTTGTTGCAACGCTTGCTTCCGGGCATATTGATTTGTTCATCATTGCGCTTGTTGCCGCTTCATTTACCGCATTTTATATGTTCCGCCTGTTCTTCCTGACATTTAGCGGACAGGCGCGCGGTGGAGCGGACGCTCATGAATCGCCTGGTGTTATGACGATGCCGATGCTTGTATTGGCTGTACTGGCAGTTGTAGCCGGTCTGATCAATACGCCGTGGAAGCCGGTGCTCGGCGAATGGCTGACGAACGGATTTGCAGGTGGGCATGGTGCTGAACATGCTGCCCCAATCTGGGTCACCATTGTTGCCGTAGGTGTATCGGTTGCAGGTATTGCGCTGGCTTGGTACATGTATGGAAAAGGTACGGTTCCGCAAGGGCAAGGCGGTCCGCTGTATCGTCTTTCCTTCCGCAAGTATTATATTGATGAGATCTATGATGCAGTGTTTGTAAAGCCGCTGCGCATGTTAGGTAAAGGGCTGCACATATTTGATGTATGGGTAGTGGATGGATTGGTGCGCCTTGTTGCGGCCTTCACACGAGGAATTGGTGGTGTTGGAGCACGGGTGCAGAACGGGCAGATACAGACATATGGAGCGATTGCCTTTATCGGGCTTGTGCTTCTGCTTGCCGGTTTAACAATAGCAGGGGGGTACGTGGAGCAATGGCGAACTATTTTCTTACAATCTTAA
- a CDS encoding complex I subunit 4 family protein: MANYFLTILTFSPLLGVLLLAFVPRSLPGTVKALGILATLVPLVLAIMLYVNFNSAAEGLQLVQQWNWINIPVGQQAVPIKFEVGVDGLSMPLLVLTTVIATMASVAGLTINKRWKEFYILFLIVEMGMLGVFTSANLFQFFIFFEFTIIPMFFLMGIWGYKDREKASMKFLLYNGVGSAIMLIVFVALFIIMGTLNIEEIRQLLTDPMSPRNVSGMPGFIPDTLRFGLFIALLLAFAIKIPIVPFHTWMLKAYQEGHPAVIMISSGVLIKIGGYALIRMNAGFFPEWMNELSTLIAVLGVINILYGAVLALAQDELKQMLAYSSVSHMGIVLLGLAAMNAEGFQGAIFQMVSHGLIAALMFYIVSLIHERTGTSNIRELGGLAKSMPVISGIFLTAMMASAGLPGMSGFISEFLAFVGLFGAKPIIAAIGALGIILTAVYLLRATLGTTFGPIQQKHESLSDAQAIEVVPMVVLLSLVILIGVYPAVLSEPLQTTLQNIVPRIGG; this comes from the coding sequence ATGGCGAACTATTTTCTTACAATCTTAACGTTTTCACCGCTTCTAGGTGTGCTGTTGCTCGCCTTTGTTCCAAGAAGCCTGCCTGGTACAGTGAAAGCTCTCGGTATTCTTGCAACACTAGTTCCGCTTGTCCTAGCCATCATGCTGTATGTTAATTTTAATTCAGCGGCAGAAGGCTTACAGCTTGTACAGCAGTGGAATTGGATTAACATTCCGGTAGGTCAGCAAGCGGTTCCGATTAAATTCGAAGTCGGAGTGGATGGGCTATCGATGCCTCTGCTCGTGTTGACTACTGTAATCGCTACGATGGCTTCCGTTGCAGGGTTGACTATCAACAAGCGTTGGAAAGAGTTTTATATCCTATTTCTTATCGTCGAGATGGGCATGCTGGGCGTGTTTACATCAGCGAATCTGTTCCAATTCTTTATTTTCTTTGAGTTTACGATCATTCCGATGTTCTTCTTGATGGGGATCTGGGGATATAAAGATCGCGAGAAGGCTTCCATGAAGTTCTTACTCTATAACGGTGTGGGATCAGCGATTATGCTGATTGTGTTCGTCGCTTTGTTTATTATCATGGGTACGCTGAATATTGAAGAGATTCGTCAGCTGCTGACGGACCCGATGTCGCCGCGCAATGTGTCGGGTATGCCTGGCTTTATTCCGGATACACTTCGCTTTGGATTATTCATCGCGCTGCTTCTGGCTTTTGCGATCAAAATCCCAATCGTTCCGTTCCATACGTGGATGCTTAAAGCGTATCAAGAAGGTCACCCGGCTGTGATTATGATTTCTTCAGGCGTATTAATTAAAATCGGGGGATATGCACTCATTCGCATGAACGCGGGATTTTTTCCGGAGTGGATGAATGAACTCTCGACGCTGATTGCAGTGCTTGGGGTGATTAATATTCTGTATGGTGCTGTACTGGCATTAGCACAGGATGAATTAAAGCAGATGCTGGCCTACTCTAGTGTCAGCCATATGGGAATTGTACTATTGGGTCTGGCGGCGATGAATGCCGAAGGGTTCCAAGGGGCGATATTCCAGATGGTATCACATGGTTTGATTGCCGCGCTGATGTTCTATATCGTATCACTTATTCATGAACGTACCGGCACGAGCAACATTCGTGAACTGGGTGGACTTGCGAAGTCTATGCCGGTTATCAGCGGTATTTTTCTGACAGCGATGATGGCGTCTGCCGGCCTTCCGGGGATGTCAGGGTTTATTAGTGAGTTCCTTGCATTCGTCGGCCTGTTCGGCGCAAAACCAATCATTGCTGCCATCGGTGCACTCGGTATTATTCTAACGGCTGTATATTTGCTGCGTGCGACACTTGGAACTACGTTCGGTCCGATTCAGCAGAAGCATGAATCGCTCTCCGATGCGCAGGCCATCGAGGTCGTGCCTATGGTTGTTCTGCTGAGCCTGGTTATCTTAATCGGCGTATATCCAGCCGTATTGAGTGAGCCGCTCCAGACGACGCTGCAAAATATCGTGCCGAGGATAGGAGGGTAA
- the nuoN gene encoding NADH-quinone oxidoreductase subunit NuoN — protein MNGVNKWGNLAQYDWSVMAPEFTILGVATLLSLLDLIMKEKSDRRILAWIGLLGIIVAGYFVVKNTGQDVVSILHDMYRLDGFANAFKLIFLSGVALVFLISLSYVDEERNVKYSGEYYYLILSALLGAMFMASSSDLITLFVGLELLSISSYILVGTRKKHIQSNESAFKYVISGGIASAITLYGMSFIYGMTGSTNLYVIAERLSDVFQGGFDFLVYLSFFLLIVGLAFKISAVPYHMWAPDVYQGAPTPITAFLSVVSKAAGFAILLRIFLIVFGNLVNLDMASGQQSSVLVDTLSLYIAIVAAASMIIGNTLALRQVNVKRMMAYSGIAQAGYLLVPFATLTVLMFEQTIFYLVAYLLANMGAFAIIMIVNRDQNTEDIQSFAGLYHRAPWLAIAMTFFLLSLAGIPISAGFFGKFYIFLSTIVHSSYWLAGIMLATSVVSYYYYFGIVRQMYMRPGKTETRLKVPFPIMLVVLIALVGTVAVGIMPDPVMQYIHSNFPLQQMFQAGGQ, from the coding sequence ATGAATGGTGTTAATAAATGGGGAAACCTGGCGCAATACGATTGGTCGGTGATGGCCCCTGAATTTACCATACTAGGTGTCGCTACACTCCTCTCGCTGCTCGATTTAATAATGAAAGAAAAGTCGGATCGGCGTATTCTTGCCTGGATCGGTCTTTTGGGAATTATTGTTGCGGGATATTTTGTAGTAAAGAACACCGGTCAAGATGTTGTTTCCATTTTACATGATATGTATCGCTTAGATGGCTTTGCCAACGCGTTTAAGCTGATTTTCCTCAGCGGTGTGGCGCTTGTATTCCTGATCTCGCTTAGCTACGTGGATGAGGAGCGCAATGTTAAGTACTCAGGCGAATATTATTATTTAATTCTTAGTGCGCTGCTTGGCGCGATGTTTATGGCTTCTTCTTCTGATCTGATTACCCTATTCGTTGGACTGGAGCTTCTCTCCATTTCTTCTTATATTCTGGTTGGGACAAGGAAGAAACATATTCAATCAAATGAATCGGCATTCAAATATGTGATTTCTGGAGGAATTGCTTCCGCGATTACGTTATATGGTATGTCCTTCATTTATGGAATGACAGGTTCAACCAATCTGTATGTGATTGCAGAGCGGCTGTCTGATGTATTTCAGGGCGGATTTGATTTCTTAGTCTATCTGTCATTCTTCTTATTGATCGTTGGTCTTGCGTTTAAGATTTCGGCGGTTCCCTATCATATGTGGGCGCCAGATGTGTATCAGGGCGCACCGACACCGATTACCGCTTTTCTATCTGTTGTCTCAAAAGCGGCAGGGTTTGCGATACTTCTGCGAATCTTCCTGATTGTTTTTGGAAATCTAGTGAATCTGGATATGGCATCTGGACAACAAAGTTCGGTGCTTGTAGATACGCTATCGCTGTACATTGCTATTGTCGCAGCCGCCTCCATGATTATCGGGAACACGCTCGCCCTGCGCCAGGTGAACGTAAAGCGGATGATGGCCTACTCAGGTATCGCGCAGGCTGGATATTTGCTTGTACCGTTCGCAACGCTTACGGTATTGATGTTCGAGCAGACGATTTTCTATCTTGTCGCTTATCTGCTGGCGAATATGGGCGCCTTTGCGATTATTATGATTGTCAATCGTGATCAGAATACAGAAGATATTCAATCGTTTGCAGGTCTGTATCATCGTGCTCCGTGGCTGGCCATTGCTATGACGTTCTTCCTGTTATCGCTGGCCGGTATTCCGATCAGTGCAGGTTTCTTTGGGAAATTTTACATTTTCTTAAGTACAATTGTGCACAGCAGCTACTGGTTAGCAGGTATTATGTTGGCAACGAGCGTAGTTTCTTATTACTACTATTTTGGCATCGTTCGCCAGATGTACATGCGGCCAGGTAAAACCGAGACGCGGCTCAAGGTTCCGTTCCCGATTATGCTGGTGGTACTTATTGCACTGGTTGGTACGGTAGCGGTTGGAATTATGCCGGACCCGGTTATGCAGTACATTCACAGCAATTTCCCGCTGCAGCAAATGTTCCAGGCAGGCGGACAGTAA
- a CDS encoding DUF1146 family protein, whose protein sequence is MAVAGMINILLSLVFIGLSFWALQAFRFDLFTVNPKGAQAKLLQIFLSIVIGHGIASFFSDYFGWTQMLRQFF, encoded by the coding sequence ATGGCGGTAGCGGGAATGATTAATATTCTACTTTCGCTTGTGTTTATTGGATTGAGTTTTTGGGCGCTGCAGGCGTTCCGCTTTGATCTTTTTACAGTCAATCCGAAGGGAGCGCAGGCTAAGTTATTACAAATTTTTCTATCTATTGTTATCGGTCACGGCATCGCTTCATTCTTTAGCGACTATTTTGGCTGGACGCAGATGCTGCGACAATTTTTCTAA
- the nuoI gene encoding NADH-quinone oxidoreductase subunit NuoI — MLGFAKGMAYTFKQLTKKKVTHMYPDQEMVWPERFRGIQHFAPEKCIVCNQCARICPTNCIDLVGKKSEDPNKKGKVIDTYDINFEICILCDLCTEVCPTEAIVMTTNFELAAYSRDELFKNLEWLDQNNTNVRGGEA; from the coding sequence ATGCTAGGCTTTGCCAAGGGTATGGCTTATACATTTAAACAGTTGACCAAGAAGAAAGTTACCCATATGTATCCGGATCAAGAAATGGTTTGGCCGGAGCGTTTCCGCGGCATTCAGCATTTTGCACCCGAAAAATGCATTGTATGTAACCAGTGTGCGCGGATTTGTCCAACAAACTGTATTGATTTGGTTGGAAAGAAAAGCGAAGATCCGAACAAAAAAGGAAAAGTAATTGACACGTATGATATTAACTTCGAGATCTGTATTTTGTGTGATCTATGTACAGAGGTCTGCCCGACAGAAGCGATTGTTATGACGACGAATTTCGAATTGGCTGCATATAGCCGTGACGAATTGTTTAAGAACTTGGAGTGGCTTGATCAGAACAATACGAATGTACGGGGAGGAGAAGCATAA
- a CDS encoding YwmB family TATA-box binding protein, giving the protein MKIKETWKHALLLTVMGLILFVGYPVIAGTTQSSLSQKEALDNSFADAYTLLAAVKGIEAHVQEVQVRVKWDTIRFHDQQQAELFLQTIARAANITVWKEQVRNGIHIYRGETKDRTGIEQEIYVHLRPVEHTDEIAGGLGVTFRGKEEQVALMKGITVNYARISGNSSELPQIISCVRGIYNGKLENDLQKKKANQLLASLGGKMVESLEEETVLSYSAYSPLFHTVIATNHRSMNLQVAAHYDTYMQGTVITAGLPIITAEY; this is encoded by the coding sequence ATGAAAATAAAGGAAACATGGAAGCATGCGCTATTGCTTACAGTAATGGGCCTGATTCTGTTTGTAGGGTACCCTGTAATAGCAGGAACGACCCAGTCATCATTAAGCCAAAAGGAAGCGTTGGACAATTCATTTGCTGATGCATATACGCTGCTTGCAGCCGTAAAGGGCATAGAGGCCCATGTACAGGAAGTACAGGTGCGTGTAAAGTGGGATACAATTCGTTTTCATGATCAGCAGCAAGCAGAGCTTTTTTTGCAAACCATTGCCAGGGCCGCTAACATTACTGTCTGGAAAGAACAAGTGCGGAACGGAATTCATATCTATCGTGGGGAAACGAAAGATCGTACAGGCATCGAACAGGAAATTTATGTACATCTACGTCCAGTTGAACATACGGACGAAATTGCCGGTGGTTTAGGTGTCACGTTCCGGGGTAAAGAAGAGCAGGTGGCGTTAATGAAAGGCATAACTGTGAATTACGCACGGATTTCTGGAAATAGTTCCGAACTACCGCAAATTATCTCTTGTGTTAGAGGAATTTATAATGGTAAACTGGAAAATGACTTGCAAAAGAAGAAAGCCAACCAATTATTGGCTTCTCTCGGAGGAAAAATGGTTGAAAGTCTGGAAGAAGAAACGGTCCTTAGCTATTCAGCTTATTCGCCCCTATTTCACACAGTTATTGCAACAAACCATCGATCCATGAACTTGCAAGTTGCCGCGCATTACGATACGTATATGCAGGGAACAGTAATAACAGCAGGACTACCAATTATTACAGCGGAATACTAG